A window of Benincasa hispida cultivar B227 chromosome 9, ASM972705v1, whole genome shotgun sequence genomic DNA:
GTTTATGTTGACATATTTTGACAAATTAGGTGGTGTTTAAGGCaagaagttggttattatacttataggttataatagtttgtgtttggagtgtagattattttagtttgggttataattgtatatgcttgaggtgtaaactattttagtttgagaaggaaatagtaaacaatgtagaaaaaaaaaagcgatgaatgtaaaatagtaaaaactatagcaaatagtaaatatagtACCAAATatgggttttgaaatagtgtcgACAATAGCTAATTGGGGACTACGAAATAATATTTACTCTTATAGTCTTAAGATACGTCTTGTCTCAAACGTTTCCTTGTAGATTTAAATTCGAGGTACCAAAAAAGGAACATATTCACTTTAGGGTTTGGGAATTATTTTTAgatgaaaattaagaaaaaagggaaggggaaaaaaaggtcACGCTGACCTTATCCTAAAGAGGCCACATACCCTATGAACATGCATGCAACCCCAAATCCAAGCTTTTACTAtcataaacttatttttatttttatttttaaaaaataatattagtaTGAGGATTAGTATAATTTGtcgaaaaaaatacaaagaaaaaaatgttgtagtgggattttaattttcaaaagaaggCTCCCTATAATGGATACCATTGGAAACCTACCAAAAAGCTTTCAAAGAAATGACAAATCAAATCCACGCGAGTAATATGCGCGTGAATTACACGTGACAAACATATAGGATCTCCCCCGTTAACAGGCATGATGAGCACGTAATAATCTGTGGGCTCCATTTTGACTCAGAGTACGCTCACGCGCttctgttttaatttttttttccccacaCGACAACCTTAACCACCAAGCCACTGCCACCAAAAtcctcttatttatttatttaaataaaactaataaatatattatatttttcaaatttcaaattatttatttatatatatatatatatatggtaaatGAAAATGGGGTATCACGTGTGTTTGTCAACCTGAGAGATGTATGTCGGTCAAACTGGTTTCCCACACACCATATGAACGAATAAACAATATTATTTGCTTGtgttttttctcttcttagttTAATTAGTTCAAATCTATTATATCtttttagttctttttttctaaattattataattgagATTAGTGATATCTTTGGTCTAATCTATATCTAGATTGGAGTACAATTCAATTGGTTTGGTCATACGCTAAAATGTTCCAATTTTAAAAAGGTACATGAATTAACCGATatcatatctaaataaaatgaaCTATGAAGATAtgaaaatatggttaaataacgCTTAAATAAGAATTGATAGTTATTACCTTTGTCAACAATGTGTACTTTCTTTTTCAGTAGCTAAATCATAGAAACTTCAGAGTAAATCGTGACTAATTTGAAGCAAGCTAGTCATGGATTCAATTCATGGTAGCCACATAGTTAagatttaatatcctacgagTTTTTTTTATGACAAATTGTTGTAGGGTTAGGTGGGTTATCCCATGAGATTAACACGAAAGCTGGCTCACGGATATCACACAAAAAAAGAATGTTTTGAAGCGGCCTATATTGGGTGACCTCCTGAAAATTTTCCTTGAAAGCATGTGTTACATACACTCCCACATTTTAATTTACCAAACTATTCCATTTATCtgtaatcttaaatttagtgaCTATATATTACcatattaattttgtatattatatttgattgaAGGATTGATTCGAATAAACCTGACTAACTTTtacattactttttttttttaaaaaaagaaatttttataaatagaagaatcaaaaaaatattttcactttatagtaaaaaatttttaaaagtaatttgtattttttgaacttttgctataaaatgtaaatatatttaaatatttttttttatgtttaaaaaggtCTCTCATTAAGAATGGTAAGTACTCATTTTTTTCCACACCATAaccaaaatcataaaattcaatTAGGCTAGGTtcagtttggaaaaaaaaaactaattatggaaatgaaagttgaaaaagaaaaatcaaattagaaaatCTTGAGATTTAAATACATACAAAGATTTAAGCCTAAAATTAATacgaatatatttttttttaaataattttttttggggTCATCATCTGCCTTATATTTATTTGACTCATCGTATCAGAATTTCTACTCCTTTTTATCCGCAGTCCTCTCCACTCCGAACTCGCCGTTCACtctatttcctttttttctgtCTCAGCGCCGCCGCACCGATGGAGCTTGGCCTGAGCTTGGGCGACGCCCCCAAGCCCTTCCGCTTCGTCGAGAAGCAACCGCAAGTACCGCCGCCGCAGCGAGGTCATTCCCGGCCAGATTTAGGGTTCTGTGTCGACTTATCGATTGGCCGTCCCGTCGCCGGAGAGAAAGAAGGCGACGAAGACAAACTTAATCAGAGAGAAGATGAATCCGACGGTAATGAAGATCCACCGATTCAACTCGATCTTCTCCCTCATAATCCCGTTCCTCGAAACCTTACTAACCCGTACCAAGGATTCCCATGGCCATCGTCCGAAAACGGTAAGATTCTCAAAAACCCTAACTAAatcactacaaaaaaaaaaaaaaatcacaaaatcatTTCCCCCTAATTTTTCTAATCGAAATCGGTTACTTCCAGATGAAGGTGAAGACCGAACCGCATCGCCGAACAGCGCAGCGTCGTCGTTTCAGATGGAATTTGGGCTGTACGGAGGTGGAGGAAACATTTCTTGCCGGAGAGATCAAATGGAAAATGGCGTAACGAACGAAGTAGGTGAATCTGAAAGAGCGTCTTCAAGAGCTAGCGATGAAGACGAAAATGGCTGTACAAGGAAGAAACTCAGACTCTCTAAAGAACAATCCGCTTTTCTTGAAGAAAGCTTCAAAGAACACAATACCTTAAACCCTGTAAgttcaaaatttcaaacaaaaccCATCGATCGATTCATTAAACGTTATTTCCGATTCCGATTTTGAAATCGATTGCAGAAACAGAAGCTAGCACTGGCTAAGCAACTGAATCTTCGTCCTCGCCAAGTAGAAGTTTGGTTCCAAAACAGGAGAGCTAGGTTCGTTTTGGGTCTGCTTTTGGAATTCAATTCGATTCATCTATGAAATTAGTTTCTAATTTAGTGAAATTAACAGGACGAAATTGAAGCAAACGGAAGTGGATTGTGAGTATTTGAAAAGATGTTGTGAGACATTAACAGAAGAGAACAGACGGCTTCAAAAAGAGCTTCAAGAATTAAGAGCTTTGAAAACAACAAACTCATTCTACATGCAATTACCAGCTACAACACTCACCATGTGTCCATCTTGTGAAAGAGTAACCTCAACTTCCGCCGCTTCCACCGCCGTCTCCGCCGTCGCCGCCGGTGGAAACAAATCGACAGAGGGAGTTACAAAACGATCCGGGTTCGCCATTGCTGGTCGACCGAGTTCTTCATCTTTCCCATTTTCTGCTAAAACGCAGTCCCACCAGTCAACAGCTTCATGATAACGAGATGGGTTTAGGCGAATCATGATGGTGGTCCCTTTTGTACATAAACCCTTTTCCTAAAAGcaaaagaggagaaaaaaaaggaaaatcagTAGAATccgagaaaaagaagaagaaaagaaaaaacaggttattattatcattatcatcatcatcatcatcacgTTTCTCTTTCTCATCTCCCTCTTCTTGGAGCAGTTTCTtcaccattttggggattgtTTGTTCTTATGAGATTTGTttatcttagatttttttttataaaaaaaaattaatttttttcttcattcccCCTGGAATTTCTTTCTGATATATTGTGAAGAAAGAAACCTAAGAAAAGAATTCTTATATACAATCATTAGTGACTTGTGTTCTTGATTTATTTTTTCTGCTGTTTGATTGTTTGCTTCTGTGAATATAATTACTGGAAAAAATGAGAAGTTATGAATGAGTTTGTTTGTTAATGGTGATGGGGTTGAATGATTTGAGAAAACAGAGTATTGATGGGGTGAGTTTcttgaggaggaagaagaagatacagTCAAAAAACCAAAGGATGGGGGCAGGGGTAATAATGTAAGTTCACGTCTTTCTTGTTCCCCGTGGATGTGCCAATTATTATGACTGTGGTGTCCCCAACCGGCATTTTGTACTTTTTTATgttgagttttaatttttaacctagCTAAAAAGTATTTCAAATTTGTTTCGCAATTTACACATACttattattaaataatctattaatctcacatcattcttcttcttattattattttggatttttatgCTCTTTAGCTTGGAAATATATATTTGAGGCAATTTgtgttttcctttcttttaataaaaattgggataaaaatattaaaccttCAACTTCTAGAGTGTATCTCACTTTTAGCATACCTTTTTCTTATTGGATTGTTtgatgttattattatttaaaatataatattgatttttgtattttaagatttgttttatttagtttaattacTTCTAATACATCATAAATTTAgttagataataataataataataataataagaattattttaaatggtaaatagttgaaaatattttcaagtataacaaaatattattatctattaatgatagatagTGTGATAAACTatcatattttgttatatttgtaaatgatccaccatattttttaaaatacttctaataataatttttatgtaataaaatataatatgtgaatatgaATATTCTTCCAAAATTTATATCGAAAATGTcaataattgataaattttttttaaaaaaatcaacaacaaactaataataatgattaattttgaaatttactGAAATTACATGAGCTGAACTTGACATTCGACAATATATACATTGAAATTGAACCACTCGAAAGTACagaaatttaaaatgtttttttttttttttttaagaaaaaagaattaaaattggattttaactttattattattgttatttaattgcACGTGATTACTCACGTGATTGATCTGCCGCCTCCCTCCCAATCTTTCTCTTTCCGCGTGCTTTTGACTCGTGAACGAAAAAACCTCaacaatttttaatataattctttttACATGCGGTTCTTTTTTGTTTCCCcaattcattatatatatatatatagttttttttttcctgttttcctataatcaaattttaattatcatTAGTTCATAAATTATAGAaggaaaaagattttttttagacTCATGTTTGAAccaactattttatttaacaaaatcttaatatgATCCAAATACACCCATTcatctaaaataattatttctaaaaaaaggtGAGAGACAAGAATCGACATTAAAAAAGATCAtcaatcaaaatagtttttcatttcatcttttcaaatttagggactaaaataataataaaaaaatcccaattttaagagttaaaaaaaaaactaattctaaTTAACAATCAAAAGGTGGGACAAATTCTTCTCATGATGACGTGGTGTGTTAGGAGCTTGCCACGTCAACCAACatgatttgattaaatattaatcaaatattataaataaatagaaaagagaaagaataaagTATGAAATCGACCAGGGTCCCATTTCCAAATCattattcataaaattaaaaaattaaataggtgtgtgaaaagaaaaaggatacAATAAGCTGATCTGTAATTAGAAAGTTAAGTTGCTTAAGTATGGTAGTAAAAGAATAGTGAGAGAAAGGAATTaattatgattaattaattttataatgtgTGTTAAAATCTAAAGAGATTATATGTTGtggaaaaaaaactatggaaTAGTGTTATAAATTTGGGGTTTTAATGGTTCAAAGATGGTGTCTTggaatataatataaagttagatGATGCATGGTAAGAGccatgattaattaattaatacatgTTGGGAGGAGATTTCATAGTAAACTCAAGTGGGGTCCCCAACTTTTAAACCATTTCAAAGATTGTGATCCATGAAATATTGGTGGGTGGGAAAATCTAAAGCTTAATCAATATTTAGAATTATATGACTttttcaaacttaaaattttacttgcaaaataaaattgtttgttgTTGTGCCTAATTTTTCAATTGATCacaaaattacaagtttaatcgGTATGCTTTGAAGTTTGGGTTTATTTGATTTTGTTGAAAATGGTAGAGCCCTCAAAACGACGAATTGTAAATTGTCAAGGCACGACGGTCAGGCGAAGAGCAAAACTTGCAAAACaaaaactcgttataggctgagtcgggGAGCTCgttctctttaagacgtttcgcggctCTGTCCAAGTGTGCAAACATGTCTAAAAATTACCACGTCGTTCCCAAGATAAAACAGCCAAATGAAAACCGATCGGAAATGCACCGTTACCGATCGAAACGTACACCAtttctaaactcactgctcCAAAAGTCAAGATGGAGAAGGAGAGGTAATTGAAGTGggaatttagaaaatgaattttgCGTCTTACGAACTGCTGAAGGcctcgccttttataggccttcagcatCGAAACGGACcgtttaaaaattaatcaacgaaccgttttaaaaaaagtcattgttttaaaaataatcaatggaccattttaaatataatcaatggaccgttttaaatataaatttgcatCCAGATCTCTAtacttacaaaataataataataataataa
This region includes:
- the LOC120085056 gene encoding homeobox-leucine zipper protein HOX11-like, which encodes MELGLSLGDAPKPFRFVEKQPQVPPPQRGHSRPDLGFCVDLSIGRPVAGEKEGDEDKLNQREDESDGNEDPPIQLDLLPHNPVPRNLTNPYQGFPWPSSENDEGEDRTASPNSAASSFQMEFGLYGGGGNISCRRDQMENGVTNEVGESERASSRASDEDENGCTRKKLRLSKEQSAFLEESFKEHNTLNPKQKLALAKQLNLRPRQVEVWFQNRRARTKLKQTEVDCEYLKRCCETLTEENRRLQKELQELRALKTTNSFYMQLPATTLTMCPSCERVTSTSAASTAVSAVAAGGNKSTEGVTKRSGFAIAGRPSSSSFPFSAKTQSHQSTAS